A DNA window from Arachis hypogaea cultivar Tifrunner chromosome 18, arahy.Tifrunner.gnm2.J5K5, whole genome shotgun sequence contains the following coding sequences:
- the LOC112771215 gene encoding probable BOI-related E3 ubiquitin-protein ligase 3 has translation MAVEARHLNLFPSQLISNREMMNSIETNMNLNLYNAQLGYSSLLPLSGTTTTAAAGVGTEAMLPPAMYSSIAADSLPQQQKTPIKSESTLTYNNIPLSRKRSRDTSGSINYTFPSSYPATASTVTVQPHHKNCGSFTFLGEDITLQIHQQQLDIDQLVAQRMEKVRMELEEKRKRHARRIMEAIEVSVMKRLKAKEDEIEKMGKLNWALEEKVKSLCIENQIWRDLAQTNEATANALRTNLEQVLAQRGGGGAVEDDGATVCPGGAATAAVMDDAESCCGSSDDCGDKNLEEKVVESCGGGWRTLAGVSAQDKGGRLCKNCGKGESCVLILPCRHLCLCTVCGSSLHTCPICKSVKTASVHVNMS, from the exons ATGGCCGTTGAGGCTCGCCATCTCAATCTCTTCCCTTCGCAACTCATAAGCAATAG GGAAATGATGAATTCCATTGAGACAAACATGAATCTGAATTTATACAACGCTCAGCTTGGTTACTCATCCTTGCTTCCGTTATCCGGCACAACTACAACCGCTGCTGCCGGCGTCGGAACAGAGGCCATGCTCCCGCCGGCGATGTATAGTTCAATTGCTGCAGATTCCCTGCCTCAACAACAAAAGACTCCAATAAAATCGGAAAGCACTCTCACCTACAATAACATTCCTTTGTCGAGAAAACGATCAAGAGACACGTCAGGTTCCATCAACTACACTTTCCCCTCTTCGTACCCCGCCACAGCCTCCACCGTCACAGTTCAACCACATCACAAAAATTGTGGCTCTTTTACCTTTTTAGGGGAAGACATTACCCTCCAGATCCATCAGCAACAGCTTGACATCGATCAACTTGTTGCACAACGC ATGGAGAAAGTGAGGATGGAGTTAGAAGAGAAGCGCAAGAGACATGCAAGGAGAATCATGGAAGCAATAGAAGTAAGTGTGATGAAGAGGCTGAAAGCAAAAGAGGATGAAATAGAGAAAATGGGGAAACTGAATTGGGCGTTAGAAGAGAAAGTCAAGTCTTTATGCATAGAGAATCAGATATGGCGTGATTTGGCACAAACGAACGAGGCAACAGCAAATGCTCTCAGAACGAACCTGGAACAAGTCCTCGCCCAACGCGGCGGCGGCGGCGCCGTGGAAGACGATGGCGCTACCGTGTGCCCGGGCGGAGCAGCGACTGCGGCAGTGATGGACGATGCGGAGTCTTGCTGTGGAAGCAGTGATGATTGTGGCGATAAGAATTTGGAAGAGAAGGTGGTGGAAAGTTGTGGTGGTGGGTGGCGCACGTTAGCGGGGGTTAGTGCGCAGGATAAGGGAGGGAGGTTGTGTAAGAACTGTGGGAAGGGGGAATCGTGCGTGCTGATATTGCCTTGCAGGCACCTATGCTTGTGTACTGTTTGTGGGTCTAGTCTTCACACTTGTCCCATTTGTAAATCCGTCAAGACTGCTAGCGTTCATGTTAACATGTCCTAA